The Glycine soja cultivar W05 chromosome 6, ASM419377v2, whole genome shotgun sequence genome has a window encoding:
- the LOC114417486 gene encoding MICOS complex subunit Mic10-like, giving the protein MAEKKEMIPQQFDIDAKWDACIDLTVRRFVYSATAGAFGGLLFFRSPVTRWASIAFGAGVGIGSAYAECSRLFDGPPTNLPLPKVSETATQDSD; this is encoded by the exons ATGGCTGAGAAGAAGGAAATGATTCCGCAACAATTTGACATCGATGCCAAATGGGACGCCTGCATTGATCTCACCGTCCGTCGCTTCGTCTACTCCGCAACCGCCGGTGCATTTGGCGGTCTCCTATTTTTCA GGAGTCCTGTGACTCGATGGGCATCTATTGCTTTTGGTGCTGGAGTTGGAATTGGATCTGCATATGCAGAATGTTCTCGTCTGTTCGATGGACCTCCAACAAATTTACCCTTACCTAAGGTCTCCGAAACTGCTACTCAG GACTCTGATTAG